One Rickettsia canadensis str. McKiel genomic window, TGCTTATCGTTAATAAATCCCGTTCCGGTCCAACTGCTTGTATCTTCGTACGCTGACACGGCAATTCTAGTATCAATCGTTACAATTGCTTTCTTAGCTTTTTCAAATATAGTACTATTCATTTCTGCAGAGGCTAAAACTATCTTGTTTAAGAAAACTAAATTAATAATAAATAAAAGTTTTAGTACAATCGATAGTTTTGTCATTTTCACCTCTTGTAAAATCATTAAAGTCGCACTATATCAAATAAAAAGTCATAACAAAATAGAAATTTTAAGAAAACGAGGATTATTATGGGCAAAGTAATAGGTATTGACCTTGGGACTACTAACTCTTGCGTTGCGGTCATGGAAGGGAAAGAACCAAAAGTAATAGAAAATTCAGAAGGTGAGAGAACTACACCGTCAATAATAGCTTTTGCAAACGGAGAAAAATTAGTAGGACAATCAGCTAAGAGACAAGCAGTCACTAACCCTCGCAATACTATATATGCGGTAAAGCGGTTAATCGGTAGAAATTTTACCGATCCTATGGTTAAGAAAGATCAAGATATTGTACCGTATAATATAGTTAAAGCCCAGAACGGTGATGCATGGGTTGAAGCAGATAATAACAAATATTCACCAAGCCAAATTAGTGCTTTTATTTTACAAAAAATGAAAGAAACTGCTGAGAATTATTTAGGAGAAAAAGTAACACAAGCAGTAATAACTGTACCTGCTTATTTTAATGATGCACAACGTCAAGCAACGAAAGACGCAGGTAAAATAGCAGGTCTTGAAGTACTTAGAATAATTAACGAACCGACCGCTGCAGCTCTTGCTTACGGTTTTGACAAATCTGCAAGTAAGACTATTGCAGTTTATGATTTAGGCGGCGGAACGTTTGATATTTCAATCCTTGAAATCGGTGACGGTGTTTTTGAAGTAAAATCAACAAACGGTGATACATTCCTTGGTGGCGAGGATTTTGATACAAGAATATTAAACCATTTAATAGATGTATTTAAAAAAGCAAGCGGTATAGATTTACGTAATGATCCTTTAGCACTTCAGCGTTTGAAAGAAGCAGCGGAAAAATCTAAGAAAGAGCTATCTTCTGCAGTAACTACTGATATTAATTTGCCTTATATTACGGCTGATAGTAGCGGTCCAAAACATTTAAATATCAAATTTACTAGAGCCGAACTTGAAAAATTAGTAGATGATTTAATTGAGAAAACCATCGAACCTTGTCGTCAAGCATTAAAGGATGCAGGTTTAAAGCCTTCCAATATTCAGGAAGTAGTGTTAGTCGGCGGTATGACTAGAATGCCGAAAGTACAAGAAGCCGTAAAAAAATTCTTTGGACGTGAACCGCATAAAGGCGTAAATCCTGATGAGGTTGTAGCCCTTGGTGCTGCTATCCAAGGCGGAGTACTTAATAAAGAAGTAACGGATATATTATTATTAGACGTTACGCCTCTATCCCTTGGTATTGAAACTCTTGGCGGTGTCTTTACTAGATTAATAGAGCGCAATACTACTATCCCGACCAAAAAAAGCCAGATATTCTCTACTGCCGATGATAATCAGCATGCTGTAACAATTAGAGTATTCCAAGGTGAACGTCAAATGGCAAAAGATAATAAATTGCTTGGTCAGTTTAACCTTGAGGGCATACCTCCTGCACCTAGAGGTGTACCCCAAATAGAAGTAACATTTGATATTGACGTTAATGGAATAGTACATGTTTCAGCTAAAGATAAAGCAAGCGGTAAGGAACAAAAAGTAACTATTCAAGCCTCAGGAGGACTCAGTGATGCTGAAATCGCACAAATGGTTAAAGATGCTGAGCAGAATGCTGATGAAGACAAAAAGCGTAAAGAACTTATTGAGACGAAAAATGCTGCCGATAGTTTAGTTTATTCTACTGAAAAAACTTTAAAAGATTACAGCGATAAATTATCATCAGAAGATAAAGGACTAGTCGAAGAAGCACTAGCTGCCTTAAAAGCCGTTCTTGATTCGGAAGATGCAGCTTTAATTAAAGAAAAAACTGAAAGCTTAACTGCAGCTAGCATGAAAATCGGTGAAGCAATGTATAAAGCACAAAGTGAAGGTCAGCCTTCTGAAGAAAATACTGCTAACGATGAAAAAGTAGTAGACGCCGATTTTAAGGATGTAGAGAAGAAGTAAAGCTTGTCATACCGTAGTTTGACCACGGTATCCAGTAAATATATAAATGGATTCCTAAGATCCCGCAGTCAAAAGCTGCGGGATGATAACCATGTTTATAAATTAAATTATGTCACAAGATTATTACCAAATTCTAGGTGTTAGTAAAACAGCTAGTTCAGCTGAGCTTAAAAAAGCTTATCACAAGCTAGCTAAACAATATCACCCCGATAATGCGGCAGCTGGAGATACGAATGCTGAGAAGAAATTTAAAGAAATCAATGCTGCTTATGACGTTTTAAAAGATGAACAAAAAAGAGCTGCTTATGACCGTTTTGGGCATGACGCTTTTCAAAATCAACAATCACGAAGAGGAGCAGGAGGAGGGACTAGCAGTTTTCATCCCGATATTAACGATATTTTCGGTGACTTCTTTAGCGATTTTATGGGAGGTAGTAGAAGGTCACGCCCGACTTCAAGCAAAGTTAGAGGCTCGGATTTAAAATATGATCTGACAATTAATTTAGAAGAAGCATTTCACGGTATAGAAAAAAACATTAGCTTTTCTAGCGAAGTACAATGTGACACTTGTCACGGTAACGGTTCTGAAAAAGGTGAAACCATAACAACTTGCGATGCTTGCAGCGGTGTTGGAGTGACTAGAATTCAGCAAGGATTCTTTACGATCGAACAAACTTGCCATAAATGCCAAGGTAACGGACAAATGATAAAAAATCCATGCAAGAAATGTCATGGCATGGGACGTTACCATAAGCAACGCAATTTATTGGTAAATATTCCTGCAGGCGTTGAAAACGGTACTAGAATAAGGCACACAGGTGAAGGAGAAGCAGGTATTAGAGGTGGTAATAGCGGTGATTTATACGTTGATATATCAATAAAACCTCATGATATTTATAAAGTAGACGGAGCAAATTTACATTGTAAACTACCTATTAGTTTTGTAAATGCTGCCCTTGGAGGGGAAGTAGAAGTACCAATCATTGAAGGCGGAAAAGTAAATTTAACAATTCCTGCAGGTACACAAAACGGTGATCAATTAAGACTACGCAGTAAAGGTATGTCTAAAATGAGATCAACTATTAGGGGTGATATGCTGACACATATTCATGTTGAAGTACCTAAAAATTTATCTAAAAGACAGCGTGAGTTACTAGAAGAATTCAAAAAAGAATCCATGAGTGAAAAAGAAAACGACAGCAGCTTTTTTAACAAAATGAAAAGCTTATGGTCGTAAATTTTGTGTAACTTTCCTATAGAAATAAAACCTGTGATGTTATAAATATTATTTGCATAATATTATTACCGGAGGAGGTGTCTATGCCTGATAAAAATAAGGATGATTTACCTGATTAAAACATCTTCAGAGCTATGCTAAGGATATTTTATCGCGAAGCTTTTAATCATGCATTTGAGCGATATAATGATGCCGATAAAAGACATAAGGATGATTCAAGAGAAGCAGTTGCACACAAAGTAGCGTGTTCAGCCGTTGAAAAACAATACCATAAAAATGATAAAGGACATTGGGTGGAGAAAATAAGTCCAAGAAATTTATAAGCTTATGAGATTTTAAATTGAATCCTTGAAATTCGATAAGCCTATATGTATATTTAGGTATTAACTGAATTTAAGTTCTTATGAAATTAGCAAAATTATTAAGTGTCCTTTTCATTATAGGACTATCTTTAAGTGGCTGTAAAAGCAAAAAAAACAGTGATGATGTAGTAGTACCTATTCCTACACTTTATAACGAAGGTATTATTTTGTTAGAAAAGAAAAAATATAAGAAAGCTGCAGAAGAATTCGGAAGAGTATTTTACCAACATCCAGGTAATGAAATGACGCCGCAAGCTGAATTGATGCAGGCCTATTCTTTATTTCTTGCCACTCAATATGAAGAAGCGGTTGATGTGCTTGATATGTTCATTAATTTGCATCCTGCAAATGTTGATATTGCGTATGCATATTACCTTAAAGCTCTATCATATTATATGTTAATTTCTGACGTAAACCATGATCAATCTAGAACTTTCCTTGCTAAAGACAGTTTTAAAGACATAATAGAAAAATTCTCAAATACCAAATATGCCATTGATGCATCTTTAAAAATTGACCTAGTAAATGATCATCTAGCAGGTAAAGAGATGATGGTAGGTCGTTTCTACTTAAAGAAAAAGAATCCTATAGCAGCAATTAACAGATTTGAAGAGGTAATCAATCATTATCAAACTACTTCTCATTCGGTAGAAGCTCTTTACCGTTTAGCCGAAAGCTACATGATGCTTGGACTGCCAGATGAAGCAAAAAAATATGCATCGGTGTTAGGTTATAACTACCCCGATAGTCAGTGGTATAGTTATGCATATAAGTTGGTCAAGTAGTATGATAGTGGTAAATATGAAGAAGAGTTATACGAAGATCAACTTTAAAAAGAGTAAGGAATTCACAAGGCAAGGAGCGGAACTATATATTAGTGGATACCTGCACTCTTTGTAGAATGACGATGCCAATTTTTGAAGTTCTATCTTAGTATTAATTATGCTCCAGAGCCTTTTAGTTAAGAATTTCATTCTGATAGATGAGCTGGAAATTGAGTTTAATAAAGGTTTATGTGTTATTACCGGTGAGACAGGAGCTGGTAAATCTATTTTACTCGATGCTATTTTATTTTGCCTAGGTTACAAAATTTCAAACAATATAATAAAGCGTGGAAAAGATTACGCTGTTGTTAGTATAATATACTCTTTAAATGAAGAAATAAAAAATTTTCTACTACAAAATTTTATTGAACCTGAAGAGTTATTACTTGTAAAGTGTTTGCACAAAACCGAAGGACGGAAAAAATTCTTCATTAATAATCAAGTAGTTAATAAGACTCTTATGCAGCAATTAGCTACGTACTTATTTGAGCTTCATGGACAAAATCATAACATTTCTCTTCTAGAAGCAAATACGCAGCGTGATATTTTAGACAGTTATGGAAATATTTTGGACTTCCGAGCGGAGCTTTCCAAATGTTATCAAATTTGGAAAGATACTCAGAAAGAAATTGCTGAAATAACACTTAAACAAAATTCTATAGAACAAGAAATTGATTATTTAAGCTTTGCAACGGAAGAATTAACTAAGTTGAACATTCAAATAGGTGAAGAAGAAAAATTAGCAAATATACGAAAAGATTTGCAAAATAAAGATAAAGAGTTACAGCTAATAAAAGATACTCTAGAACAGATCAACAATCCCGAAATAAATATTTCAATTAATAGGGCAGAAAAATTATTAGCAAGACAAGGTCAGAACAAACATTTTAAAACTATTGCTACAAGTTTAGAAGAAGCCTATAATAATTTAGAAGAAGCACGCCAAGAATTATCAAATCTGTTAGATAGTTTTAATTATAAGGAATCTAATCTTGAAGAAACAGAAGAAAGATTATTTTTAATAAAAGCTATTAGTCGTAAATATAATGTTCCTGCTAATGGGTTAGGTGTATTTTTAGATAAATCTTTAGAGCAGCTCGGTATATTAAAAAACAAAATAGCAAATAGCAATGAGTTAAAAGCTCAAGAAGTGCTATTGCAGCAAAAATATTATGAATTAGCAAGCAGTTTATCTAAAAAGCGTCTTATTGCTGCAAAACACCTAGAAGAATCGTTGCATCAGGAGCTAAAACAGCTTAAAATGGCGAAAACAATCTTTAGGATTGAGATAACTGCTAGAAAAGAACCGACAGCATGCGGTAATGACGATATTGTTTTTAAGGCTTCTACTAATCCCGGAACGGCAGCGGAAGTAATTAATAAGATTGCTTCCAACGGTGAATTATCAAGGTGCATGCTTGCTTTAAAAACTTCTTTATTTGATAAAATGGTAAAAGCGTCTATTATATTTGATGAAATAGATGTTGGAATCGGCGGTGAAGTTGCAGATAAAGTAGGTGAGAGATTAAAAAAGCTTAGTACTGTTACTCAAGTAATAGTTATTACACACCAGCCGCAAGTAGCAGGTAAAGCAGACTTACATATAAAAATTGAGAAAACGCAGCTAGAAAAAGAAACAAAGGTAACAGCAAAAGCTTTAAATTTATCTGAAAGACAAGAGGAACTCGCCCGCATGATTTCAGGTAAAACAATTACCAAGACAAGTTTAAAGGCAGCAAAAGAATTGTTACATTTGTAGTAGTACTCATTGTCATCACGCGACTTGATCACGTGATCTAAAGAAGCAATATCTACAATACTAATAACTTTATTACTGTATCACGCTAGAACTAGAAGCTCACGGGGTGATATTAAGTGTTTCTAGATTTGCGCTTTTGCGGGAATGACATTCGAGTAGTACAACAAAACTTACAATAGAGAACAATATGAACAACTACACAAAATTAGAAAATGCATTTTCAACCATCTCTCATTTTAATAATATTCTAAACATATTATATTGGGATGTTGCGGTAAATATGCCTATAGGTTCAGGTGAGAGTCGCAGCAACGAAATAATAACTTTAACATCGCTTGTTCATTCTATGCTCAAATCTCCTCTCCTAAAAGAGCTACTTAGCAAAGCAAAAGAAGAATCAAAAAACCTTAACAATTGGCAAAATGCTAATATTAGAGAGATTGAGAGAAAGATAACAGATGCAAATTGCATCGATGAGCAACTACAAAAGAAGTTAGTAGCTGCTACTAATAAAGCAGAACTTGTTTGGCGAGAAGCAAGAAAAAATAATGACTATAACTTATTCAAACCACACTTACAAAAAGTTTTAGATTATACGAAAGAAGTAGCAAAAGCACGAGCAGATGTTTTTAATTGCGGATTATACGACTCATTAATAGATATGTATGATCCAAGCAGAAAAAGTAACGAGATCAAGCAATTTTTTTCGGTACTTAAAAAAGAACTCCGGGAGCTTATAAATAAAGTTTTAGAAAAGCAAAAAGGTGAAAAAAAATTAGTAAAGATTAGTAGACTAGATCCTAAGATGCAAAAGCGTATCGGAAAACGCATTATGGAAATTATGCAGTTTGATTTAGCAAAAGGGCGACTTGACGAATCGAATCATCCTTTTTGCAGTGGCACACCAAACGATATACGTTTAACTACTAGGTATGATAAAGACAATTTCATAAGCGGTTTAATGGGAATTATTCATGAAACAGGTCATGCTTTATATGAGCAAAATTTGCCAGAAATGTATAAAGGACAACCGGTAGGACTTGCTAAAGGTATGGCTTTTCATGAAAGCCAGTCTTTATTTATGGAGATGCAAGTAGGGAGATCAAGAGAATTTACAGAATTTTTAGCCAAATTACTTCACGATGAATTTAATATAAAAGGTGAAGAATATTCAGCGGAAAATTTATATAGAAAAATTACAAGAGTTATGCCTGATTTTATAAGAGTGGATGCAGATGAAATAACTTATCCAATGCATGTAATATTACGTTTCGAGATTGAAGAACTGCTAATCAACGGTAATTTAAACCTTGATGATTTACCAACCTTTTGGGATAGTAATATGGTGGAATATTTAGGTATTAAACCAACAAGTTTCAGTAATGGCTGTCTTCAAGATATTCATTGGTCACATGGAAGTTTCGGTTACTTTCCTGCCTATACAAACGGTGCAATTATTGCTGCGATGATGATGAAAAAAGTAAAAGAGATGCACCCAAATATAAAAGATGATATATTAAATGGTGATTTTAGTAATCTAAATAATTATCTAAATAAGAATTTTAGAAATCTCGGTTCGTTAAACAATTCAGCTGATTTATTAAAAAGTGCTAGCGGTGAGGACAAAATAAATCCTGAAGTGTATATCAAGTATTTAGAGGGGAAGTATTTATAGTAAACACTGTCATAAGCTAAACGATTGAAGGCTTTGCTGTATAGATCTGTAAAACCCACTGTTGTTAGCCTGTTGCTTGACTACGGGGACCAAACTTAGAGTGTGAATTTTTGACATTTCTAACTGGATCCCACGATCAAGTCGCAGGATTAACAGTGTAGAATCATTCAACGCAACAATGCCTACTCGCAATGATGTCTTACGACAAACAATCAAACAATACAAACAAAAATAATATGGAAGAATATTTAAAAAAAACAGACTTTTTATTTGGCGGGAATGCTGTTTTTCTTGAAGAGCTATATAGACAATATTTAACAAATCCCACTTCAGTTGATCAAACTTGGCGAAAGTTTTTTTCTCAAATTAAAGACAATAATGAATCTTTGTTTAATAAAAGTACAGCAAAAATAATTATCTCTAATGATACTAAAAAAGAATCCTTAAATAATAATCTCTCTTCTGAAATCTTAAATAGTTTCAAAGCTAAAGAAATGATAAATGCTTATCGCAAGTATGCTCATTATTTAGCAAATCTTGATCCACTTGGTCTTGAGATTCGTAAAACAAAAAATGATTTAAAGCTTAATATAGAAACTTTTGGTTTTGATAGCGGTCAGCTAGAAGACAACATTAATATTACGGATGAATTTGTTGGTACTTGGAACTGCAAATTATCTGAATTAGTTACCAAGCTTGATAAAGTTTATACAAATTCTATAGGTATAGAGTTTGAACAAATAGAAAATGTAGAAGAAAAAAACTGGTTATATAATAAGCTAGAAAGCGAAGTTATCTTTTCTTCTGAAGAAAAAAAAGCTATCTTAAATGATTTAGTGGAAGTGGAGGGGTTTGAACAATATCTACATACAAAATTCCCTGGAGCTAAACGTTTTTCTATTGAGGGCGGTGATGCTTCTATAGTTGCCATGAGTAAAGCTATAGATTTATCTATGCATCAAGGCGTTGAAGAACTAGTCATCGGTATGGCACATCGAGGGAGATTAAATACCATAACTAAAGTAGTCGGCAAACCATATAAAGCCGTTATTGCAGGCTTCATAAGCGGCAGCGTATTTCCTGATGAGCTAAATGTTTCAGGCGATGTAAAATATCACTTAGGATATTCCTCGGATAGAGTCGTAGGGGATAAGAAAATACATTTATCACTAGCCTATAATCCATCGCATTTAGAGGCAGTAAACCCTATAGTCGCAGGAAAAGTAAGAGCAAAGCAAGATATACTTAAAGATACTAAACGTAATAAAGTAAAAGCTATTTTAGTGCATGGTGATGCCGCTTTTTGCGGTCAAGGCGTAGTAGCAGAGAGTCTATCAATGTCGCCTTTAGCCGCTTATGATATCGGCGGGATATTGCATTTCGTAATTAACAATCAGCTAGGTTTTACAGCGAATGCTGCAGATACTAGAGCTAGCAGATATTCTACGGAGTTCGCTAAAATAATAGCTGCCCCAATTTTACATGTTAACGGTGACGATATAGAAGCAGTGTTAAAAGCAACTAATATTGCTGTAGAATACAGGCAGAAATTTGGTAAGGATGTTGTAGTAGAAATTGTTTGTTACCGAAAATATGGGCATAATGAGGGTGACGAGCCGATGTATACGCAAGGCCAGATGTATAACATTATAAAAAGTAAACTGACTCCTGGAAATATTTACGCAAATGAGTTAGTAAAAAGTGGTATAATTGATCATAATTATTTTCCTAAATTAAAAGAAGCATTTAAAGCAAAGCTAGATAAGGAATATGAGCATGCTAAAAGTTATAAGCACGAAGCTCATTTCTTAGGCGGTTTATGGCAAGGCATTTCTCGTACTCTTAAGTCTACTTCAGTAACAGGTATAAATAAAAAAACCTTACAAGATTTAGGAATCAAACTATGCACAATACCGAAAAATTTTACCGTTAACGCAAAACTTGTAAAATTATTTGATGCTAGAAAGGCTAGTTTAACCACAGACAAGCCTATTGACTGGGCGACGGCAGAACAGCTAGCTTTCGCAACGCTGCTCAACACAGGGACGTATATAAGATTAACAGGGCAGGATTCAGAACGCGGTACTTTCTCGCATCGTCATTCGGTATTGCATAACCAAATTGACGATACTACCTATATACCTTTAAATAATCTATCGAAAAACCAAGCAAAATGTGAGGTGGCCGATAGTAATTTATCTGAATATGCGGTGCTTGGTTTTGAATATGGTTATTCTTTAGCAAATCCTAAAAACCTGATTTTGTGGGAAGCACAATTTGGTGATTTTGCTAATGGGGCTCAAATTATTTTTGATCAGTTTATTGCAAGTGCTGAAACTAAATGGCTTCGTATGAGCGGGCTTGTGGTTTTGTTACCTCACGCATTTGAGGGGCAAGGACCGGAGCATAGTTCGGCAAGGCTTGAGAGATTCTTACAATTAGCTGCAGAAGATAACATGTATGTTACATATCCGACTACCCCTGCTTCGATTTTTCATCTGCTACGTCGCCAAATACTTGATGATACACGCAAACCGTTAATCGTAATGTCACCGAAATCACTATTACGTCATAAATATGCCGTATCTAAACTTGATGAGCTAGGCGAAAATACTACTTTCTTACCGGTTTTAGATGAAGTAAATAAAGTAGATGCAAACAATATTACTAAAGTAATATTATGTAGTGGCAAGGTATATTATGATTTGTTTGAAATGCGTGGGAATAATAGTAATATAGCGATTATTAGGTTAGAACAATTATATCCTTTTGAAAAAAAGGTTGTAGCATCATTATTAAAAAAATATAATAGGACGCAGGAATTTATTTGGTGTCAGGAAGAACCGAAGAATATGGGAGCTTGGCGTTATATAGTTTCTCACTTAAACGATGCTTTAAAAGAAGCCGCCATTAATAATGAATTTAAATATGTAGGTAGAGAGGAATCAGCCTCTCCAGCAGTAGGTTCACTGCAAGTACATAATAAACAGCAGGAAAGATTGCTAAAAGAAGCAATAGAGATTTGAATATTGTGGTTGGATAGTTTAAAAAATTAAGTTGTTATCCCGCGATTTGATCACGGGATCTAGTTTATACTAAAATTATTAGTATTTTCTATTGTTTTTTGGATACTGTGTTCAAGCCACAGTATGACATCGAATCATTTTGCGATTTTTTTAGGAGTAAAATAAACTATGAGTATTAAAATTATAGTACCATCACTTGGAGAATCCGTAACGGAAGCAACTATTGCCAAGTGGTATAAGAAAGAAGGTGATTCAGTTAAAACCGATGACTTACTGTTAGAAATCGAAACTGAGAAAGTAACTTTAGAAGTTAATGCTCCTTGCAACGGTACTATAGGTAAAATATTGAAAACTGACGGTGCAAACGTGGAAGTTGGCGAAGAAATAGGCGAAATAAATGAAGGAGCGGTTGCAAATACTGCCGGTACTAATAATGAATCTGCGAATTCTCAAGCAGCCACACAACCTACTTCAGAAAAACCTATAGAAAAACCTGCCGTTGCTAATAATACTCTTGCCCCTTCCGTACAAAAATTAGTTACCGAAAATAAGCTTGATCCAAATAATATAAAAGGCACAGGTAGAGATGGTAGGATTACCAAAGGTGATGTGCTTGAAACACTAAACACTCCGCCTGCAGCTACTACTGCTCCTGCAATGAGTAAAGCTAACGAAGATAGGGTACAGCGTGTTCGTATGTCACGTTTGCGTAAAACTATTGCACAACGCTTGAAAGATTCACAAAATACAGCAGCTATTTTAACTACTTTTAATGAAATCGATATGTCAAAAGTAATTGCATTGCGTAATCAATATAAAGAAGAGTTTGAGAAAAAACACGCTGTAAAACTTGGATTTATGTCGTTTTTTGTCAAAGCAACCATAGAAGCTTTAAAGCTTATTCCGTCGGTAAATGCTGAAATAGATGGCAACGATTTAGTATATAAAAATTATTACGATATAGGGGTAGCTGTTGGAACAGAGCTAGGGCTTGTCGTACCTGTTGTGAGAGGCGCTGATAAAATGGAATTTGCTGAAGTAGAAAAAGCTATAGGAACTTTGGCTAAAAAGGCACGCGAAGGTAAGCTTTCTATGGCTGATTTGTCAGGAGGGACATTCTCGATTTCTAACGGCGGCGTATATGGTTCATTATTATCCACGCCGATTATTAATCCACCTCAAGCAGGTATTTTAGGCTTACACAAAACTGAGGAAAGACCTGTAGTTATAGACGGTAAAATTGAAGTGCGCCCGATGATGTATATAGCTTTATCTTACGATCATCGTATAATTGATGGAAAAGAAGGAGTATCATTCTTGATAAAAATTAAGCAGCTCATTGAGCATCCTGAGAAGTTATTGTTAAACTTATAAGTATACTTGTTTAATTTGAAAAATTGGCGACGTTGTTTTTCATTTTTAATCCGCACGTAGGTTTAACTACATTGCAGTTAAAAATCTTAAAATACCTTGCTCTTTTCTAAATTAAACTTCATCTACCTACTTTTCGTTTATTAGGAGTATACATAATAATGATAAAATGTACTCGTCGCATTGAATTCGATTCAGGACATAGAATTATTGGACATCAAAATAAATGTCAGTTTTTACATGGTCATCGCTATGTTCTTGAGATAACTATAGCTGCAAACAAAACTGATACACTCGGTATGGTAATCGATTTTGGTTTAATTAAGGATTTGGCTAAAAAATGGATTGACAAAAATTTTGATCATAGCTTAATCCTACATCAAGACGATAAGGAAATGGGACAGCAAATAGAAAATTGTACCGGTCAGAAAATATATTACATGAGAAATAACCCAACTGCTGAAAATATAGCGATACATTTAAAAAATGAAATTTTTCCTAAACTTTTCATAAATCAACAGTTCTCTGTTACTAGTCTCAAACTATTTGAAACACCTAATTGTTTTGTTGAGGTTTAGGCATGCATTTAGATGAAATGAAGATGGGTTATATGCAGATCACCTTGGACAAGGGTAAGGAATCTGTAAGCCGAGGAACGGAGCATACAAAAGTACGTGAGTATCCTAGGACTTACAAAGATGATATAGTCAATTTTTCAAGTTCATCGAGTATACAAGATTATTGTTTAACTTTAACTACTACTAATGATTTGCAAATTGCTGAAAAAATAGCATCTGTTTTATTAGAATTAAATCTTGCTGCTTGCATTCAAATTGACAATGTCAAAAGTTACTTTAGATGGGATAGTAGAGTAACTTTAGAAACCGAATATAGACTTATAATTAAAGCAAAATCTTCTAATTATAAGAAAATTGAAAATAAGATCCTTGAAATTCATAATTATGAATTACCACAAATAATAAAAATAAATATTGACTATGGCTTTCAAAAGTACTTAAAATGGATTGACCAAAATAGTAAATAAATTTATAGTTGAACAAATTTAAAAATTAAGTAAGTAAATTATGAAATTATGGCAAAAAGTTACCTTAGGGTTAATCTTAGGTATTATATTTGGTATATACTTACCACAATACGTTAATTATATTAAACCTATCGGTGACATTTTCTTACGTTTGATAAAAATGATCATTACCCCTTTAATTTTCTTCAGTTTGGTTTCCGGTATTACTAGTATGAATGATACTTCCGCACTCGGTAGAGTAGGAATGAAAGCGGTAGCCGCTTTTTTAGGTACTACTTTTTTTGCCACGGTTTTTGGCCTCACTGTCGCCTTAGTATTAAAGCCTGGAGTAGGCATACATATAGATTTTGCCTCTTCAGAAACGACAAGCAGAACTTCATTTAATATAATTGATTTTTTTGTAAATATCGTCCCTGATAATGCCG contains:
- a CDS encoding carboxypeptidase M32 — translated: MNNYTKLENAFSTISHFNNILNILYWDVAVNMPIGSGESRSNEIITLTSLVHSMLKSPLLKELLSKAKEESKNLNNWQNANIREIERKITDANCIDEQLQKKLVAATNKAELVWREARKNNDYNLFKPHLQKVLDYTKEVAKARADVFNCGLYDSLIDMYDPSRKSNEIKQFFSVLKKELRELINKVLEKQKGEKKLVKISRLDPKMQKRIGKRIMEIMQFDLAKGRLDESNHPFCSGTPNDIRLTTRYDKDNFISGLMGIIHETGHALYEQNLPEMYKGQPVGLAKGMAFHESQSLFMEMQVGRSREFTEFLAKLLHDEFNIKGEEYSAENLYRKITRVMPDFIRVDADEITYPMHVILRFEIEELLINGNLNLDDLPTFWDSNMVEYLGIKPTSFSNGCLQDIHWSHGSFGYFPAYTNGAIIAAMMMKKVKEMHPNIKDDILNGDFSNLNNYLNKNFRNLGSLNNSADLLKSASGEDKINPEVYIKYLEGKYL
- the odhB gene encoding 2-oxoglutarate dehydrogenase complex dihydrolipoyllysine-residue succinyltransferase, with amino-acid sequence MSIKIIVPSLGESVTEATIAKWYKKEGDSVKTDDLLLEIETEKVTLEVNAPCNGTIGKILKTDGANVEVGEEIGEINEGAVANTAGTNNESANSQAATQPTSEKPIEKPAVANNTLAPSVQKLVTENKLDPNNIKGTGRDGRITKGDVLETLNTPPAATTAPAMSKANEDRVQRVRMSRLRKTIAQRLKDSQNTAAILTTFNEIDMSKVIALRNQYKEEFEKKHAVKLGFMSFFVKATIEALKLIPSVNAEIDGNDLVYKNYYDIGVAVGTELGLVVPVVRGADKMEFAEVEKAIGTLAKKAREGKLSMADLSGGTFSISNGGVYGSLLSTPIINPPQAGILGLHKTEERPVVIDGKIEVRPMMYIALSYDHRIIDGKEGVSFLIKIKQLIEHPEKLLLNL
- a CDS encoding 2-oxoglutarate dehydrogenase E1 component, producing the protein MEEYLKKTDFLFGGNAVFLEELYRQYLTNPTSVDQTWRKFFSQIKDNNESLFNKSTAKIIISNDTKKESLNNNLSSEILNSFKAKEMINAYRKYAHYLANLDPLGLEIRKTKNDLKLNIETFGFDSGQLEDNINITDEFVGTWNCKLSELVTKLDKVYTNSIGIEFEQIENVEEKNWLYNKLESEVIFSSEEKKAILNDLVEVEGFEQYLHTKFPGAKRFSIEGGDASIVAMSKAIDLSMHQGVEELVIGMAHRGRLNTITKVVGKPYKAVIAGFISGSVFPDELNVSGDVKYHLGYSSDRVVGDKKIHLSLAYNPSHLEAVNPIVAGKVRAKQDILKDTKRNKVKAILVHGDAAFCGQGVVAESLSMSPLAAYDIGGILHFVINNQLGFTANAADTRASRYSTEFAKIIAAPILHVNGDDIEAVLKATNIAVEYRQKFGKDVVVEIVCYRKYGHNEGDEPMYTQGQMYNIIKSKLTPGNIYANELVKSGIIDHNYFPKLKEAFKAKLDKEYEHAKSYKHEAHFLGGLWQGISRTLKSTSVTGINKKTLQDLGIKLCTIPKNFTVNAKLVKLFDARKASLTTDKPIDWATAEQLAFATLLNTGTYIRLTGQDSERGTFSHRHSVLHNQIDDTTYIPLNNLSKNQAKCEVADSNLSEYAVLGFEYGYSLANPKNLILWEAQFGDFANGAQIIFDQFIASAETKWLRMSGLVVLLPHAFEGQGPEHSSARLERFLQLAAEDNMYVTYPTTPASIFHLLRRQILDDTRKPLIVMSPKSLLRHKYAVSKLDELGENTTFLPVLDEVNKVDANNITKVILCSGKVYYDLFEMRGNNSNIAIIRLEQLYPFEKKVVASLLKKYNRTQEFIWCQEEPKNMGAWRYIVSHLNDALKEAAINNEFKYVGREESASPAVGSLQVHNKQQERLLKEAIEI
- a CDS encoding 6-pyruvoyl trahydropterin synthase family protein, which codes for MIKCTRRIEFDSGHRIIGHQNKCQFLHGHRYVLEITIAANKTDTLGMVIDFGLIKDLAKKWIDKNFDHSLILHQDDKEMGQQIENCTGQKIYYMRNNPTAENIAIHLKNEIFPKLFINQQFSVTSLKLFETPNCFVEV